A genomic window from Passer domesticus isolate bPasDom1 chromosome Z, bPasDom1.hap1, whole genome shotgun sequence includes:
- the SAXO1 gene encoding LOW QUALITY PROTEIN: stabilizer of axonemal microtubules 1 (The sequence of the model RefSeq protein was modified relative to this genomic sequence to represent the inferred CDS: inserted 4 bases in 2 codons; deleted 2 bases in 1 codon; substituted 6 bases at 6 genomic stop codons) produces the protein MVCLGRWWTHHPWMCLEKVGCGTWCHGLVEVLGHGLDLMIFKVSSNLLILLFCDVQPPLVKHYVHKIQKYKVNYIAFDDLTTHKFSYLGXAGQPTKLPKPYQIKPVPVPFSTATEFQEKHKVXLQPSVFRKPVVYLSSLEKMDLHTTTWTHWKHPNEKPANMCQPLAXFNKITEPFNNSSIVKEDYKPWLXNRLKPITHAPXTFPAKPIDFXATFWTHHGPHXLTGMXTYKPVWSGPKHHTLLVAKTTYTASYTPNGFVRCLAPYKDLAQLHL, from the exons atggtctgcctggggaggtggtggactcaccatccctggatgtgtttagaAAAggttggatgtggcacttggtgccatggtttagttgaggtattagggcatgggttggacttgatgatcttcaaggtctcttccaaccttctGATTCTGTTATTCTGTGATGTGCAACCTCCTCTGGTGAAACATTATGTCcataaaattcagaaatacaagGTCAATTATATTGCATTTGATGACCTCACTACACACAAATTTTCTTACCTGGGGTGAGCTGGTCAGCCAACCAAGCTTCCAAAACCATACCAGATAAAGCCAGTCCCTGTC CCTTTCTCCACTGCAACTGAATTTCAGGAAAAACACAAAGTTTGACTACAGCCTTCTGTATTCAGAAAACCTGTTGTATATCTTTCTTCTCTGGAGAAAATGGACCTTCACACCACTACTTGGACACATTGGAAGCACCCAAATGAAAAGCCAGCCAATATGTGTCAACCTTTGGCCTAGTTTAATAAAATTACTGAGCCATTTAATAACTCTTCTATAGTGAAGGAAGACTATAAGCCTTGGCTATGAAATAGACTAAAACCTATCACTCATGCTCC GACTTTCCCAGCAAAACCAATAGATTTCTAGGCTACGTTTTGGACCCATCATGGGCCTCA TCTCACAGGTATGTAAACCTATAAACCTGTCTGGTCAGGCCCAAAGCATCACACTCTCCTAGTTGCTAAAACAACCTACACTGCCAGTTACACACCAAATGGCTTTGTTAGGTGCCTGGCCCCTTACAAAGACCTAGCTCAGTTACATCTTTGA